The DNA sequence GTATCGAACGTTCGCAATCCGGCAATGGGGCGCATGTGTGGTTCTTCTTTGAGGATGCCGTGCTTGCGAAGACTGCCAGGGAATTGGGAACTGCGCTGTTGACTGCGGCCATGAATCGTAGGCACGAAATCAAGATGTCGTCCTTTGATCGACTCTTTCCGAATCAGGACAGCCTTCCGAAAGGTGGGTTCGGTAATCTGATTGCTTTGCCGCTGCAGAAAACGGCGCGCCTGCATGGGAATAGCGAATTTATAGATGAGTCGTTCCAGTCTTATGAGGATCAGTGGGCTTATTTGGCAGGAATCAAGAGAATCCCGGCTGATGCTGTCTCATCACTCCTGAAGAAACTGCAGACGCAAAATGGGGCGGAAGATTTTTCCGAAAACGCTGAGGCAAGCGAAGTGATGAAACCGTGGCGGAAGAATCAGATTGTTTTGACAAGAGCAGATTTTCCGGATCTAGTGAAAATCACTCTTGCCAATCGGGTCTATATCGAAAAAGCTGGATTGACGGAGCAAGCGTTGAGTCATTTGAAGAGGATGGCGGTCTTTCACAACCCTGCGTTCTACCAAGCACAGGCCAGTCGGATGTCCATCCACAATATCATTCGCTTGATTTCATGCGGCGCGGAGGATGCGCAATATATTGGACTGCCGCGCGGGTATATAGAAAAAGTGATGGCATTGTTTGAATCTTTGGATATTCCTGTCTCGGTGACGGATGATACCGTCAGTGGGGATGCATTACGTGTGGATTTCAAAGGAGAGTTGTGGCCGGAACAGGAAAAAGCGGTGGCCAATCTGCTTGTGCACGACAACGGGATTCTCTGCGGGACGACCGCGTTCGGTAAAACGGTGTGCGCATTGAACATCATCGCCGAGAAGAAAGTGAACACCTTGATTGTCGTGAACAAAACGAGTCTGGTCAGTATGTGGCAGGAGAAAATCCAAGCATTCCTCGATTTCCCGGATACCGAGAACGAAAAGGAAGCCAAAAAGCTGGTCGGGCAGTTGGGAGGCGGAAAGAAAAAGCTGACCCAAAAGATAGACATTGCTTTGCTGCAATCCCTTTACCACAAAGGTGAAGTCCACGAATGCCTCCAGGATTACGGTATGATCATCGTGGATGAGTGCCACCACATATCCGCCTTCAGTTTCGAGCAGGTTCTGCAGGCAGCTCCGGCCAAGTACGTCTATGGCTTGACGGCTACACCGACCCGGAAGGATGGGCTGCAGCCAATCGTCTATATGCAGTGCGGTCCGATCCGTTACAAGGATAATGCGAAGAAGCAAGCGAAGGCAAGGCCGTTCGACCACAAAGTAAGGATGCAATTCACAGCGTTCGATCCGACAATCCGGCAGGAGATGTCCCTTCAACAGGTTTATCAACAGATTTTTGAGAATGAAGAGCGTAACAGCAAATTGGTTGCGGATATCATCAAAAACTACCGCGAGGGCAGGAACGCCATTATCCTGACGGAACGTGTGGCGCATGTGAAACGGCTGGAAGAGCTGCTGCGAGAGGAAATCCCTGATGTGGTGGCGGTTACGGGTGGGCTGGGTAGGAAGACAGAACGAGAAAAGCTGCGGGAAATCCGTGAAGCGCCGGTAAATCGACCGCTTACAATCATTTCTACCGGTTCGTTCATCGGCGAAGGATTCGATGAACCGCGCCTGGATACGCTCTTCTTGGCGATGCCGATTTCCTGGAAGGGCCGGCTGCACCAATACGCCGGACGCCTGCATCGTCTCTACGAAGGTAAAACCGAGGTCCGCATCTACGATTATGTCGATGTCCACGTTCCGGTGCTTGAGCGGATGTACCGCAAGCGGCAGACGGGCTATGCCGGCATCGGCTATTCGGTCGAACTGGCGGATCAGGAAGCGGGCGGCCGCAGTTTGATGTATACCGGAAAGGATTACGCCGACGAACTGAAGCGAGATTTGTTGTCTGCCAAGCGTGAGGTTATGATGGTCAGTCCTGCTCTGGCCGGCAAAACAGTAGCGACATTCCTGAATACCATCAAACCGCGCATCCTGGAAACAGTCACGGTCAGCGTAATGACGAAGAATGCTGACAGTATTGCCAATCCCCAACATCGCTCCAACCGGATGCTGCTGCTTGCATCATTGGCAGAAAAAGGAATCGACTTGCAACAACAAGATTCGATCGGCCCAAAATGCGTCCTGATCGATCGCAAAATCGTGTGGTACGGGAGCATCGATGTCCTCGGCAACCAAAGCAACGATGCCAGCTTCATCAGGCTGGAAAGCACGAAGTTGGCTGAGGAATTGTATGAGTGTTTTGGGAGGTAAATTTTAGTTAAAAACTATAGCAAAATGACCGTTGTGGCTCCCTGCCTCAGCGGTCATTTTGTTGTTCATTGGAAATTTAAGTGAACGTTAAGCACTCCATGAGGCTTGTCACAAACTGTAAACTTCCCCATGGGAAAAACTGAATTTAGTAATCATTCAAAAGGCCCAACTTGCTTAAATTTATGAAAACATTTAAAAACAAATGAATATAAATGAATATAAATGGAAATAAATGATTGTAATCGAATTCTTTCTGTGATAAACTCTGTTTGTGATCACATAAGGGAGGAATTATTAATGAAATTAGCAACAAGAATCAATTCGTTTTTGCCAGTAAATAACAATGACTTAAGCAAGGTATTTGAAGATTTTCGAAATTTGGGTTTGGGTTATGTAGATTTGAACTATCCAGAACATGTAAATAACTCTACTCCGTCAGAAATGAAAGCATTATTAGAAAAAAATGATTTAAAACTTAACGGAGTAGCGTTAAGATTTAGAAATGAATATATTAATGGTGAGTTAGGGAATTCCGACAAAGAAATCGCCGAACATGCGCTGAAGCTTTGTAAAGACGCTGCTGATTATTGCCGGGAAGCTGGTGGGAAAGTTGTTACCATTTGGCTTGGATATGATGGGTTTGACTACAGCTTTCAAATTGATTACGTGAAAGTTTGGGAACAGTTAACGAATGCTTTCAAACAGATCGCGGATTACGCCCCAGATTTACAAATCGCTATTGAATATAAACCATTCCAGCCTAGAGCCTATGCGTACATCGATAGTATGGGATTGACTGGAATGATGCTGAACGAGATCAATAAAGAAAATGTTGGCGTAACTTTGGATTATTGCCATATGCTTATGAAACATGAAAATCCTGCTTTTGCAGCAGATATCTATGGCAGCAGAGGCAAGTTGTTCGGGGTTCATTTGAACGATGGATATGGTCTAAACGATGATGGATTAATGATCGGTACCGCTACACCATTTAAAACGCTTGAATTTCTCTTCTATCTGAAGAAACACAACTATGATGGCGTTATTTATTTTGATACATTCCCTATTATCGAAGATGCTATAAAAGAATGTGAGCAAAATATTGAAATGATTACGCTGCTCAGCGATTTGATCGATGACTTTGGACTGGATTATATTCAATCCGTTATTGATAAAAATGATGCAATTGCAGCTAATAAATTAATGATCCAGTTTTTTAAAAACAAAAAAAATTAATTGCCAAAATTTAATTAAGAGGAGCCGCTATGATGAACTTTAAATTGACAGCAGAAGAAATTCTTGCAAATGTTGGTGGACCAGAAAATATTTCAAATATGAGTCATTGTGCTACACGGTTAAGACTAAATTTAAGGGATCATTCAAAAGCCGATGATGATGCGGTAAAAAATATCGATGGGGTAGTCAATCTTGTTAACAAAGCAGGACAATATCAAATATTGATCGGCATGGAAGTGCCAAAACTTTATGATGAGTTTGAAGTTTTGGTTAAAGGCGATAAGGATAGTGCTTTTGATGAAAGTAATGTGGATGGTGGGGCAAGTATCATCAGTAATATCTTTTCAGCTATTTCAGCTATCTTTGCGCCACTACTGCCTGCTTTGGCAGGTTCAGGTATCTTACGCGGTTTATTGATATTATTTGTGCAACTTGGGCTTATTAACGAAAATAGCGGAACGTATTCTATTTTGTTCGTTGCTTCCATGAGTGTCTTTTATTTCTTGCCGGTATTATTAGCGTTTACTTCTGCCAGAAGGTTTGGTGCGAGTCCGTATTTATCGGCATTAATTGGAGCTGCGTTGTTGCATCCTGAGTTTATCGGCTTGATTGGTGATGCTGGAAATGGTGCTACGACTAATTTCCTTAATGTTCCTGTTGTATTGATGAACTATAATTCAACTGTTGTGCCGATAATTTTATCTATCTGGGCATTTTCCTACCTTTACAAGTTCCTGGACAGAAAAGTTCCGGAAACGTTGAAACTAGTAGTGGTTCCGCTAGTTTCATTGGCAATAATGATTCCGCTAACAATGATTGTCATCGGGCCAATCGGTGTATATAGTGGTGAGTTTGTGGCCACTATGGTTAATTGGCTTATTGAACGAAGCAGCATACTGACAGGAATCGTAATTGGTGGTGGTTGGAGTATTCTGGTCAGTCTGGGGATCCACTGGGCAGTTAACCCAATTATGATTAACAATATTTCAACATATGGTTTCGACTATATTGTACCGTTTACTTTCGCCTGCAACTTTGCTGTTATTGGAACAGCGATCGGAATCTATTTAAAAGCGAAAAACCAAAGATTGCGCAGTTTTGCCTTGACTGGACTAGTCACCATTGCTTTATCAGCAATTATCGAACCTACGTTGTTCGGATTGCTTGTTAAAAATAAGAAACTGTTTTTAGCTCAAATTATCGGGGGAGCAGTTGGTGGTGCGTATTTAGGATTGATGAAAGTAGTGACGAATGCATTTGTATTTGGTAGTGTAACGACATTCCCGGCATTTGTGGCAGATAATCCGGGTAACTTTGTTCAGGCTATGATCGGATTAAGCATCTCATTGATCGTATCTGCTGTTTTAGGTTACATTTTTACAAATACAGAAGAAAAATTTGTTTAAGTCGTTTACAATCCTAACTTAAATCCTTAAATTAATATTATGATATACTTGGAGGATAATCCCGACAGCAATAATAGATAAATTTGCTAGGAAACATACATAATATTGATAGAAGGAGAAAAAGTAATGATTCCATATGAACGACAAGAGAAAATACTGGAAATTTTAAAAAATAAAGAATTGATGAAAATTGAGGAATTACAAAAATTAATAGCAGGGGTATCCATTTCTACATTGAGAAGAGACTTGAAAGAATTAGAAAAAATGGGGAAGATTGAATATTTGTTTGGGGGAGCAGTCAAGTTGTTTTCCGATACCGGTGAGATCCCGATATCAAAGAAGAGCGCATTGAACAATCCGGAAAAAGAAACCATCGCGAGTTTGGCAACAGCAGTAATCTGCCCAGGTGATACGATATACTTAGATTCTGGTTCCAGCTGTTCGATTTTATTAAAGCGCATTCTTCACAAGAAAATCACTATTTATACCACTAATACAAATGTTTTTAATATTTCGACTGAGGTGGAGGCTGAAATTATCCTTATTGGCGGACTGTATAACCCATTGATTTCCTCGTTAAGTGGACCGTTGACGGATGAAAATCTTCAAAATTTGTATTTTGATAAAGCCTTTTTGGGTGTAAATGGTGTGGATCAAGAAAAAGGAATCACGACGCCAAATCTGGCAGAAGCCGTGAAAAAGCGGTTGATCCACAAACATTCCAGCAAGACCTATATCCTCGCCGATAGTTCGAAATTCCACAAATTTTCTAATGTGAAGGCTCTCGAAGTCAAAGATGTCATTTTAATTTCAGACAAATATGATGAGACATTAGGAGAACATGTAGAAATGATAACCCCTGATAAAAAGGGATGATTTAGGTGAAATTGTCTAAGAATAAAATTATTGCGAATCCACCGAATGATGGATTCGCAGTGGAAAAAAAATCAAACATGGTTGTTTTGCCTTCATTGTCTGGAGGGAAGTATCATGTCTGATATCTTGATTTGTCCCTCAATGATGTGTGCGAATTTTGCAAATCTGGAAAACGAGATTCACCAACTAGCTCATGCAGGAAGTGATATCTTTCATATAGATATCATGGATGGTGAATTTGTCCCTAATTTTGGTATGGGTATTCAGGATTTTGAACTGATAAGGAAATCAACAAATAGGTTAGTCGATGTCCATTTGATGATAAAGAATCCAAGCAACTATGTGGAGAAATTTGCTGATATGGGTGCCGATATTATCTATTTCCATCCTGAAACAGATCTCCATCCCACCAAAACGATAGATAAGATCAAGGGTTTGGGAAAGCAAGCAGGCATTGCAATAAATCCTGGCACCTCTATCGACAGCATTTTAGAGCTCTTGCCATTGGTGGATTTCATAATGGTGATGACTGTTAACCCTGGATTTTCCGGACAAAAATATTTGGATTTTGTAGATAATAAAATCAATAGGCTGTTAGATTTGAAAGCAGATTACGAATTTGAAATTCTTGTGGATGGTGCAATTTCATCGGAAAGAATTCAGTCATTGAGTGCGCTTGGTGTCAAAGGGTTTGTTCTGGGGACATCGGCACTTTTCGGTAGGGATAAATCTTATTCCGAGCTCATAACAGAATTTAAAGCCTACAACAAATAATAATCCAATCAGAGGAGATCAAAATGAAACTAGCTATCGGATGTGATCATGTAGGGTTTGAATTAAAGCCTGAAATTATCGACTATGTTAGGGAGTTGGGGTATGAAGTCACAGACTTTGGAACAACAACCAACGAACGAACAAACTACCCTCAGTATGCAAAAAAGGTTTCAGAAGCGGTTGTTTCTGGAGACTGTGATTTGGGAATTCTAATCTGCGGTACGGGGGTAGGAATTTCAATTTCAGCAAATAAATTTAACGGTATCAGAGCGGTAGTATGCAGCGAACCGTATTCCGCTAAATTGTCTAAGGAGCACAATAATACAAATATTCTTGCTTTTGGTTCACGTGTTGTAGGTATCGAATTGGCAAAAATGATCGTCAAAGAATGGTTGGATGCAGAGTTCGAAGGTGGCCGACATTCTGAGAGGGTAGAAATGATTGCTGAGTTTGAATCCTAATTACTATACAAATCAACAGCCTTATCTAACCGGTTCAGACGATGCAATCCGGAATGTATTAATAAATTGAATTTCAAAAATAAGAAAGCGGCAGGTGATTACCTAAAATGGTGATCATCAGCTGCTTTTTTTGTTCCAAAAATAATTGTTGAGGTTACACATCCACTTCGCGCACCGTCTTTAAAAGTAGAGACTGAAATTCAATTCGGTCAATTTAAAAACGGAAGCAGGATGAATGATGGAGAAGATGATGATTGAGGTAGATGTATTATCGATGGGCTACGGTACGGTTGGCAAGCTGGTTATGAGGGACAGGGACCTCACCCCTGAGGCGAAGGCCATCTATGCCTATATTTCAACCTATGCTGGCGCGGGCGACACGGCTTATCCTTCCGTCGACCTGATCTGCTACGATATGAACATGGGCAAGGATCGCTTCCAGAAGCACAAGAAATGTCTGATCGACAAGGGCTACATCGTCATCCAGAAATATGCCACGGCTGAGGGGAAATTCACCAACAATCTGTACGTGAAAAAGAGCACCGTAATGAAAGAAGCCAACGCGACAGACAAGAAGGCAACGGTTATCGAACTTCCGTTGCCTGATTTTGCGGCCGAGGCGAATCCTGCGCCGGCATCGTTAAGACCGGTGAACCCCGCAGCTAATAAGAACAGTGTGAATAACAACAATTCAAAAGATTTTTTAGAAGAAGACGAAGATGATTCAGAATTTAAATTAAACAAAAAAACGCAGCAAAACGACTTCGCCTACTGGCAAGGAAAATGGGCTGCCCACTTCGGCTCCCAATTGCCATTCACACGCCACATCCACGAAGGCCTCTTGCAATGGGCTGCATACTTCGGCGACTCAGAAATCGTGCTCCACGCCTTCTCCAAAGCCGGCCGCTACGGCGCCAAAGCCGGCCGCTACGGCGCCAAATCATACGCCTACCTCGACAGCATCCTCCGCAACTGGTGGGATGAAGGCCTGCGTACTGCCGAAGATGTGTATGACAGGGAGATAGCAGAGCGGTATTGAATAAGTGAAGCGGGCGGGTGTCCTCCGATGAAGCGGTCGCTGCCAGGAGAACAGCTTTGTGCCGGGTAGCTCAGCTCCGGGGAGCGACTGCTGGCCGGAGGAGGCTGCATTGCGGGCGGCTGTACTCCGGCGAAGCCGCGGTGGTCGGAGCTAATAGTCTTTTGAGAGGTTTTCCTCCAGCAGAGTGTCTCCTCACCGGAGGAGCGCGTCAGCTCTGGTAAAGCGGATTCTGCTCAGATGTGATTTGGATTAGTGGATATTCACAAATTATAATCACTAAATTTGTGAACATTCACAAATGGTGCTATACTACTACTGAAAGTAGGAGGGAATTACTAATGAGAAGTGATGAAAATACATTATTAAATGTAAAGGTATGGTTGGCAGAAAACCAGTATACGCAGGCGTGGTTAGCGAATCAAATGGGTGTCGCTCCGTCATTGATTAGCCAATTGTTTAATGGCGAAAGAAAACTTCAACCTGTCCATATCGCAAAAATGGCAGAAATTACAGGTAAAACCATT is a window from the uncultured Trichococcus sp. genome containing:
- a CDS encoding DEAD/DEAH box helicase family protein — protein: MNPENLYEKYQQLLEENQLLRNRIASLEATLKNAGVSLVEEGATKYLESKSAIIPTQALGKSYLDSAQSPTPSVNKFSPPAEKIRLFMSLFKGREDVFAHKYFNKKQGKMVYGPMKSKPWERKPGDGEYAPFDERVVDYHLRGFDGMIAGVFPICLDDTCHFLAIDLDKGEWQRDAEVLRDVCKELEIPVSIERSQSGNGAHVWFFFEDAVLAKTARELGTALLTAAMNRRHEIKMSSFDRLFPNQDSLPKGGFGNLIALPLQKTARLHGNSEFIDESFQSYEDQWAYLAGIKRIPADAVSSLLKKLQTQNGAEDFSENAEASEVMKPWRKNQIVLTRADFPDLVKITLANRVYIEKAGLTEQALSHLKRMAVFHNPAFYQAQASRMSIHNIIRLISCGAEDAQYIGLPRGYIEKVMALFESLDIPVSVTDDTVSGDALRVDFKGELWPEQEKAVANLLVHDNGILCGTTAFGKTVCALNIIAEKKVNTLIVVNKTSLVSMWQEKIQAFLDFPDTENEKEAKKLVGQLGGGKKKLTQKIDIALLQSLYHKGEVHECLQDYGMIIVDECHHISAFSFEQVLQAAPAKYVYGLTATPTRKDGLQPIVYMQCGPIRYKDNAKKQAKARPFDHKVRMQFTAFDPTIRQEMSLQQVYQQIFENEERNSKLVADIIKNYREGRNAIILTERVAHVKRLEELLREEIPDVVAVTGGLGRKTEREKLREIREAPVNRPLTIISTGSFIGEGFDEPRLDTLFLAMPISWKGRLHQYAGRLHRLYEGKTEVRIYDYVDVHVPVLERMYRKRQTGYAGIGYSVELADQEAGGRSLMYTGKDYADELKRDLLSAKREVMMVSPALAGKTVATFLNTIKPRILETVTVSVMTKNADSIANPQHRSNRMLLLASLAEKGIDLQQQDSIGPKCVLIDRKIVWYGSIDVLGNQSNDASFIRLESTKLAEELYECFGR
- a CDS encoding sugar phosphate isomerase/epimerase family protein produces the protein MKLATRINSFLPVNNNDLSKVFEDFRNLGLGYVDLNYPEHVNNSTPSEMKALLEKNDLKLNGVALRFRNEYINGELGNSDKEIAEHALKLCKDAADYCREAGGKVVTIWLGYDGFDYSFQIDYVKVWEQLTNAFKQIADYAPDLQIAIEYKPFQPRAYAYIDSMGLTGMMLNEINKENVGVTLDYCHMLMKHENPAFAADIYGSRGKLFGVHLNDGYGLNDDGLMIGTATPFKTLEFLFYLKKHNYDGVIYFDTFPIIEDAIKECEQNIEMITLLSDLIDDFGLDYIQSVIDKNDAIAANKLMIQFFKNKKN
- a CDS encoding PTS transporter subunit EIIC, translating into MMNFKLTAEEILANVGGPENISNMSHCATRLRLNLRDHSKADDDAVKNIDGVVNLVNKAGQYQILIGMEVPKLYDEFEVLVKGDKDSAFDESNVDGGASIISNIFSAISAIFAPLLPALAGSGILRGLLILFVQLGLINENSGTYSILFVASMSVFYFLPVLLAFTSARRFGASPYLSALIGAALLHPEFIGLIGDAGNGATTNFLNVPVVLMNYNSTVVPIILSIWAFSYLYKFLDRKVPETLKLVVVPLVSLAIMIPLTMIVIGPIGVYSGEFVATMVNWLIERSSILTGIVIGGGWSILVSLGIHWAVNPIMINNISTYGFDYIVPFTFACNFAVIGTAIGIYLKAKNQRLRSFALTGLVTIALSAIIEPTLFGLLVKNKKLFLAQIIGGAVGGAYLGLMKVVTNAFVFGSVTTFPAFVADNPGNFVQAMIGLSISLIVSAVLGYIFTNTEEKFV
- a CDS encoding DeoR/GlpR family DNA-binding transcription regulator, translating into MIPYERQEKILEILKNKELMKIEELQKLIAGVSISTLRRDLKELEKMGKIEYLFGGAVKLFSDTGEIPISKKSALNNPEKETIASLATAVICPGDTIYLDSGSSCSILLKRILHKKITIYTTNTNVFNISTEVEAEIILIGGLYNPLISSLSGPLTDENLQNLYFDKAFLGVNGVDQEKGITTPNLAEAVKKRLIHKHSSKTYILADSSKFHKFSNVKALEVKDVILISDKYDETLGEHVEMITPDKKG
- the rpe gene encoding ribulose-phosphate 3-epimerase; this encodes MSDILICPSMMCANFANLENEIHQLAHAGSDIFHIDIMDGEFVPNFGMGIQDFELIRKSTNRLVDVHLMIKNPSNYVEKFADMGADIIYFHPETDLHPTKTIDKIKGLGKQAGIAINPGTSIDSILELLPLVDFIMVMTVNPGFSGQKYLDFVDNKINRLLDLKADYEFEILVDGAISSERIQSLSALGVKGFVLGTSALFGRDKSYSELITEFKAYNK
- the rpiB gene encoding ribose 5-phosphate isomerase B, whose protein sequence is MKLAIGCDHVGFELKPEIIDYVRELGYEVTDFGTTTNERTNYPQYAKKVSEAVVSGDCDLGILICGTGVGISISANKFNGIRAVVCSEPYSAKLSKEHNNTNILAFGSRVVGIELAKMIVKEWLDAEFEGGRHSERVEMIAEFES
- a CDS encoding helix-turn-helix domain-containing protein; protein product: MMEKMMIEVDVLSMGYGTVGKLVMRDRDLTPEAKAIYAYISTYAGAGDTAYPSVDLICYDMNMGKDRFQKHKKCLIDKGYIVIQKYATAEGKFTNNLYVKKSTVMKEANATDKKATVIELPLPDFAAEANPAPASLRPVNPAANKNSVNNNNSKDFLEEDEDDSEFKLNKKTQQNDFAYWQGKWAAHFGSQLPFTRHIHEGLLQWAAYFGDSEIVLHAFSKAGRYGAKAGRYGAKSYAYLDSILRNWWDEGLRTAEDVYDREIAERY
- a CDS encoding helix-turn-helix transcriptional regulator — protein: MRSDENTLLNVKVWLAENQYTQAWLANQMGVAPSLISQLFNGERKLQPVHIAKMAEITGKTIAELASSEETKADELVYSLRGKISTEDGERGLAQLLLDVEHFAQLIVK